Proteins from a genomic interval of Quercus lobata isolate SW786 chromosome 11, ValleyOak3.0 Primary Assembly, whole genome shotgun sequence:
- the LOC115969366 gene encoding putative pectinesterase/pectinesterase inhibitor 45 has protein sequence MAFQDFDHISERRKAEKQRKLKKKIIIGAIFFLVIALLVAAAAFVVVTHKSWFGIGGSKPSDQPQQSQKQVSRTVKIIKMMCNSTDYRDRCENTLNKAVKANPDLSQPKDLLKSAVSAVGDEVIKAMKTSTAFKFNDPKEKAAFEDCKTLMQDAKEELDDSVSKISKNDLGKLISSTPDLNNWLSAVMSYQQTCIDGFPEGKLKSDMEKTLKAVKELTSNSLAIISEVASFLSTFKTLGFSRHLQAENESNFLEKDGLPTWMPYEDRRMLKANIDKPTPNVIVAKDGSGDHKTISEALAAMPEKHKGRYVIYVKQGEYEETVTVTKKMVNVTMYGDGSQKSIITGSKNFVDGVRTFQTATFAALGEGFIAKAMGFRNTAGPEKHQAVAARVQADRAIFLNCRFEGYQDTLYAQTHRQFYRSCVIAGTVDFIFGDAAAVLQNCMIVVRKPLDNQQNIVTAQGRVDKRETTGIVLQNCRIVPDKKLIPAKSQIRSYLGRPWKEYSRTIIMESSIEDIIHPDGWLPWEGEFALKTLSYAEYNNKGPGAKVNARVKWPGHKIIRREEATKYTAGPFLQGNWITAAGVPVHFGLFS, from the exons ATGGCATTTCAGGATTTTGATCACATATCTGAACGCAGAAAAGCTGAGAAGCAACGTAAGCTGAAGAAGAAGATTATCATTGGGGCAATATTTTTTCTTGTCATTGCTCTTCTAGTTGCTGCCGCAGCATTTGTGGTGGTTACTCATAAATCTTGGTTTGGTATTGGTGGCTCCAAACCATCTGATCAACCTCAACAATCACAAAAGCAGGTTTCGCGTACTGTTAAGATCATAAAGATGATGTGTAACTCCACAGATTACAGGGACAGGTGTGAAAATACCCTTAACAAGGCAGTGAAGGCCAATCCTGATTTGTCTCAACCAAAAGACCTTCTCAAGAGTGCTGTCTCGGCCGTGGGGGATGAGGTTATCAAGGCCATGAAAACATCCACAGCATTCAAATTTAACGACCCAAAAGAGAAAGCAGCATTTGAAGATTGTAAGACATTGATGCAGGATGCCAAGGAAGAATTAGATGATTCAGTTTCCAAAATCAGCAAAAATGACTTGGGAAAGTTGATCTCTAGCACCCCTGATTTGAACAATTGGCTAAGTGCGGTTATGTCTTACCAACAAACATGCATTGATGGTTTTCCTGAAGGAAAATTGAAGAGTGACATGGAAAAGACTCTTAAGGCTGTCAAGGAACTCACCAGCAATTCCCTCGCCATTATCTCAGAGGTGGCTTCGTTCCTGTCCACGTTTAAAACACTAGGATTTAGCCGGCACCTTCAGGCGGAAAATGAATCTAATTTCTTGGAAAAAGACGGACTTCCTACCTGGATGCCATATGAGGACCGGAGGATGTTGAAGGCAAATATTGATAAACCAACACCCAATGTGATTGTGGCCAAAGATGGTAGCGGAGACCATAAAACAATTTCTGAGGCACTGGCAGCCATGCCAGAAAAACACAAAGGACG ATATGTCATCTACGTTAAGCAAGGAGAATATGAGGAGACAGTGACTGTGACAAAGAAAATGGTGAATGTCACTATGTATGGTGATGGATCACAAAAGAGCATCATCACCGGCAGCAAAAATTTTGTAGATGGAGTTAGGACTTTCCAAACTGCAACTTTTG CGGCTCTAGGAGAAGGATTTATAGCCAAAGCCATGGGATTCAGAAATACTGCTGGTCCAGAAAAGCATCAAGCAGTGGCTGCTAGAGTCCAAGCAGATCGTGCAATTTTCCTTAACTGCCGCTTTGAGGGGTACCAAGACACCTTGTATGCACAAACCCATCGGCAATTCTACCGAAGCTGTGTTATTGCTGGCACCGTCGACTTCATTTTCGGTGATGCAGCTGCTGTGCTCCAAAACTGCATGATTGTAGTGAGGAAACCATTAGATAACCAACAAAACATCGTGACAGCACAGGGAAGGGTTGACAAGCGTGAAACCACAGGAATAGTACTGCAGAACTGTCGAATTGTGCCAGACAAGAAACTTATACCTGCAAAGTCACAAATCAGAAGTTACCTCGGAAGGCCATGGAAGGAATACTCAAGAACCATTATCATGGAATCATCAATTGAGGACATTATTCACCCTGATGGATGGTTACCATGGGAAGGAGAGTTTGCACTCAAGACTCTGTCTTATGCAGAGTATAACAACAAAGGACCTGGTGCTAAGGTTAATGCAAGGGTCAAATGGCCTGGCCACAAGATCATTAGGAGGGAAGAGGCCACCAAGTATACCGCAGGGCCTTTCTTACAAGGGAATTGGATCACTGCCGCAGGCGTTCCTGTTCATTTTGGCTTATTTAGTTAA